The genomic region CTGAAGGTGTTAGCTGTCGCATTAGCTCTTGGTATCGACAAGAAGATCGCAGTATGCCACTACGGGGTAAAATTAGTGCTGCTTACATCACTTCTGCTTTAGCAAAAACAGAAGCAGTTGAATCGGGTTTTGATGAGGCAATTTTATTGAATTCTCAAGGCAAAGTTAGCGAAGCCTCGGGAATGAATATATTCATTGTCAGAAACGAAAAGCTGATTACTCCAGGTTTCGATCAAGATATTTTAGAAGGAATTACTAGGGATAGCGTCATTAAAATTGCCCGAGATTTGGAAATTGAAACAATAGAAAGACCAGTCGATCGAACTGAACTTTTGATTGCCGATGAAGTATTCTTATGCGGTACAGCAGCGAAAATCGTTCCAGTAAAAAGATTAGAAAATTATCAATTATCACCACAAAATAAGATTACGCAAAAACTGCAAGAAAAACTGATTGCCATTACCGAGGGTAGAGAACCGAAATATCAAGATTGGGTATATTCGATCGCAATTAGTTAAATAAAGAGTAGTGAGATCGTGAGTTTAACAGAAGATATTCTGACTCAATTACCAGGCGATGTTTTGAGTGGCTTGCGACAAGCCGATCGCTTACTCGCGTCGATGAGAACGGAGACGACAGCAGTACCGACAGTCGTGACTCAAAGCGAAACTCTTTTGGAAACAGTTGACTGGGATGTCGTGATTTGCGGTGGTACGCTAGGAATTTTAATTGGTAGCGCTTTGGTACAGCGGGGATGGCGAGTCGCTTTGCTCGAACGCGGAATTTTACGAGGTAGACAGCAAGAGTGGAATATTTCTCGCCAAGAATTGGCAGTTTTTTTGCGGTTGAATTTATTAACTGAAGCGGAATTAGAGCAAGCGATCGCTACTGAGTATAACCCCGCCCGCGTTAGCTTTCATAATAGTGGCGAAAATTGGGGCGGCGAAATCTGGGTTAAAGACGTACTCAATCTGGGTGTAGATCCAATTTATTTGCTAGAAACCTTAAAGCAAAAATTTCTAGCAGCAGGTGGGGTGTTATTAGAAAATACTCCCTTTGTGAGCGCGATCGTTCATCCTAATGGCGTGTTTGTGGAGAAAGGGAGCAGGGATAAGAGAGCTGAGGGAGCTGAGGAAGCTGAGGGAGCGACAACCAACAACCACCAATTACCAATTATTAATTACCAATTACCAATTACAACTCGCGTCCTCATCGATGCAATGGGGCATTTGTCCCCGATGACAAAACAAGCACGTCAGGGACAAAAACCCGATAGTATTTGTTTGGTTGTTGGTAGTTGCGCTCAAGGGTTTCCCCAAAATCAAACTGGCGATTTAATTGCCACTTTCACGCCGATTCAAAATCGCTGTCAGTATTTCTGGGAGGCTTTTCCTGCTAGAGATGGTAGGACGACGTATTTATTTACTTACATGGATGCTAGTCCAGAACATTTGGGTTTAGAAGCGTTATTTGAAGAATATTTGCAATTGCTGCCACAGTATCAGGTTATAGATTTAGATAAACTGCATTTTCAACGAGCCTTATTTGGTTTTTTTCCTGCCTATCACCAAAGTCCTTTACGCACTCCTTGGAATCGGATTTTACCAGTAGGAGATAGTAGTGGCAATCAATCACCGCTAAGCTTTGGGGGTTTTGGAGCAATGGTACGCCATTTAGAACGCCTAACGCTTGGCATTCATGCAGCACTTTCTAGCGAGCAGTTATCTGCATCGTCTCTGTCATTATTAGCCCCTTATCAACCAAATCTCAGCGTTACATGGCTGTTTCAAAAAGCGATGAGGGCAGATGTTGGCGGAAATATTCCGCCCGATCGCATTAATCGGTTGCTAGCAGTTGTATTTCTCACTATGCAACAGTTGGGCGATCGCGTCATCAGACCGTTTCTACAAGACGTAGTACAGTTTTTGCCCCTGACACAAACTTTGTTGAAAACTGCGATCGCTCATCCTTTATTAATCGCCCAAATTATCCCTCACGTTGGCTTAGGGGCTTTACTAGATTGGACGATCCATTACACTAACCTTGGAATCTATTCAGTCTTATCTAAATTCAGTCCCATTATCCAACCTTGGCTAAAAAACCTACCCATATCACAACAGTACCAATACCACCGCTGGATTGACGCTTGGCGCTACGGAGCTGGCGAAGATTAGCTTGTTGTCGATCCTTAACTATTAGACTTCTTGCATAAGTATGTTTTTAGGTCACGCAAAGACAAGCCAGTGCGTTGCGGAGGTTTCCTCCGTTGTAGCAACTGGCGTGCAAAGCCGCAAAGCGTTCTCCAAGAGTAGTCGCAAAGAAAAAGACAAAGAAAATAGTTTTGCAAGAAGTCTATTGATGGTTAAGAGTCAATCAGTTGCCACTATCTACAATTAACCATTAACCATCAACCATTAACCACTCACATAATCAGGCATCTGCCACAAGCGCAAGACTGGTTCGATCGCTTCTCCAATGCGATCGGCAACGTAGCGTACTGTTTGTGCTTCTTTGTTGGTGAAGTGTCGCGGATGCAGGCTACCAATATGAAATACACCAACAACTCGATTGCTAGCAAATAGAGGAACGCCTAGCATAGAATGCAGTCCCTTTTGTCGCAGTACGGGGCTGTAGATTTCTATGGTCGATAGGTCGTCAACAATTGTTAACTCTGGATGAGCCGCAATTTTTCCCGCAAATCCCTGTCCGATGGGAATTCTGACTCCAGTTTCGATTTCCTCTTCCAAGCCCAAAGTGGCATGAACTGCTAGTTGTTCTCCGTTTTCTGTTTGTAATAAGACTGCGACAGTATCAACTTCTAGGATGTGGCGAATACATTCCAAGGTTGCTTGGAGTAAATTTTCTAATGGTCTATGGGCAAGTTCGTTTTTGCTCGCAGCGCGATCGCGGGATGGATTTGCTGGAACTGCTTCTACAGCGTTTGTTGCTGCGTTCGGAGATAGCGATCTTGCTGAAACGAGATCGCCTTGAGCGATCTGGTTGTATTCGTGTTGGTGAGTCACTTCTTCTTTGACTTGCAGGCGGCTGTCAATTGCCTTGGCTGGTACGCCAACGGCAATGGAGTAAGGGGGGAGGTCTTTGGTTACAACCGCCCCAGCACCGATGACGCTACCCTTGCCGATCGCGATCCCATCTAAAACTTTCACGCCATAACCTAACCAGCAATCGTCGCCAATTTCAATTCCCTTTTTCGTCACTCCTTGATCGCGAATCCTCTGTAAGGGGTCTGCAAAAATATGATTGTTAGCCACTATGCCACTGTGAGCAGCAATCATGCAGTCCTTGCCAATTTTGATATTCCCTGGACCAGCGATACACGAGTAGGGACCGACGAACGTGCCATCACCAATTTCAATTGTGCAGTTATCTCCGGCACAACTTATATCAGCACCTCGATCTATAGCAACGCGATCGCCCAGCAAAATTTTACAGTTATCATTCCAGGCGTTCAGCTTAACGTTGCGAAATAAATAAACTTCATTGCCAAGTTCGATCTTTTCAGCGCCGAGAAACTCTACGCCCTCTTGGATGAAGACTTTTTTACCCATGTGCCGCAAGATCAGCGGATACAATTTTTGACGTGCAGCCGTACCCATTGCAATCTTAGGCAATGAGCCTATTATGGTAGTAATTATTAGCTCTCTTAAGCGTATCAACTTCCTTTGGGAACTTTGTTGATTCATAGAGAAACTCCAAATCGACCTTAATATTAGAAATGAAATGTCAAATACACTGGTATCGGTTAGTTAATTTATGGTATAATTAACGGCCTTATGCTTTTTGCTTTTCTTTTGCTTTGGATTCCTGAAAAACCCGACTTTGCTCTAGTCGAACTATAAGGTTCTATATATTAGCTAATTTGTCTATTTATTTTATATAGGTAATAATTATACATATTACTGTCACTCTATATTCTTTTTTTTATTTTAGCAAGACTTTTAAAAGCTGCTGAACTGCTTGCTCGCGATTCTTCTTGCCTTTTAGATGTTGGCGATCGCGGCAACTGAGCGAGGGTCAGAGTCTGCATCAAG from Chroococcidiopsis sp. SAG 2025 harbors:
- a CDS encoding FAD-binding oxidoreductase: MSLTEDILTQLPGDVLSGLRQADRLLASMRTETTAVPTVVTQSETLLETVDWDVVICGGTLGILIGSALVQRGWRVALLERGILRGRQQEWNISRQELAVFLRLNLLTEAELEQAIATEYNPARVSFHNSGENWGGEIWVKDVLNLGVDPIYLLETLKQKFLAAGGVLLENTPFVSAIVHPNGVFVEKGSRDKRAEGAEEAEGATTNNHQLPIINYQLPITTRVLIDAMGHLSPMTKQARQGQKPDSICLVVGSCAQGFPQNQTGDLIATFTPIQNRCQYFWEAFPARDGRTTYLFTYMDASPEHLGLEALFEEYLQLLPQYQVIDLDKLHFQRALFGFFPAYHQSPLRTPWNRILPVGDSSGNQSPLSFGGFGAMVRHLERLTLGIHAALSSEQLSASSLSLLAPYQPNLSVTWLFQKAMRADVGGNIPPDRINRLLAVVFLTMQQLGDRVIRPFLQDVVQFLPLTQTLLKTAIAHPLLIAQIIPHVGLGALLDWTIHYTNLGIYSVLSKFSPIIQPWLKNLPISQQYQYHRWIDAWRYGAGED
- a CDS encoding GAF domain-containing protein; this translates as MGTAARQKLYPLILRHMGKKVFIQEGVEFLGAEKIELGNEVYLFRNVKLNAWNDNCKILLGDRVAIDRGADISCAGDNCTIEIGDGTFVGPYSCIAGPGNIKIGKDCMIAAHSGIVANNHIFADPLQRIRDQGVTKKGIEIGDDCWLGYGVKVLDGIAIGKGSVIGAGAVVTKDLPPYSIAVGVPAKAIDSRLQVKEEVTHQHEYNQIAQGDLVSARSLSPNAATNAVEAVPANPSRDRAASKNELAHRPLENLLQATLECIRHILEVDTVAVLLQTENGEQLAVHATLGLEEEIETGVRIPIGQGFAGKIAAHPELTIVDDLSTIEIYSPVLRQKGLHSMLGVPLFASNRVVGVFHIGSLHPRHFTNKEAQTVRYVADRIGEAIEPVLRLWQMPDYVSG
- a CDS encoding branched-chain amino acid transaminase — encoded protein: MQSFLPIAYFQNQFVPLGEANISIATHALHYGTGALGGLRGIPHPQDSQQILLFRLDRHCQRLSHSARFLHYDLPADKIQSVIVEFVKRNQPTASFYIRPFVYTSGLGIAPRLHSIEKDLFVYGLELQDYLSAEGVSCRISSWYRQEDRSMPLRGKISAAYITSALAKTEAVESGFDEAILLNSQGKVSEASGMNIFIVRNEKLITPGFDQDILEGITRDSVIKIARDLEIETIERPVDRTELLIADEVFLCGTAAKIVPVKRLENYQLSPQNKITQKLQEKLIAITEGREPKYQDWVYSIAIS